One Helianthus annuus cultivar XRQ/B chromosome 12, HanXRQr2.0-SUNRISE, whole genome shotgun sequence genomic region harbors:
- the LOC110893133 gene encoding pinin-like: MMIDRAYPGIDRNIKGDLLVQAHMSNNTLKNLVKYHPNHPEPDLVIENFGLLRDANYVDPDPENHQNWRNQEEMKEALYAVELKILQSFKPTKNKWYVKESGRRRRFATPVAEGEEIPEMNVENEQETTGAENIVIETYLFTTEAYFVDNVVETGTSDVQKEKEKELDDVEGDDVEKDTTSSSSSSDYEVIDAKERERRMREEVEQERLIRKRKREEKEDAPYEPSPEHIKVSKRPQKIRQTHSTPPRQPTPPQSPIRQSPPRQPTPQQSPRQPTPQRQPSPLFQSTPPPHQPYYSLQDLFGTPPLTQAQPGSSSRGLPIPQDNLLDVDFDFANNSQVLKLEKRIDDVMAENKKLADECKKIADREKTLAGKVQRLEGENKVLTLKIEVDQTEIDVLKVRVSELEEEKNR; this comes from the exons ATGATGATTGATCGTGCATACCCTGGAATTGATAGAAACATTAAGGGtgatcttcttgttcaagctcaCATGTCTAACAACACTTTGAAGAATCTGGTCAAGTATCATCCTAATCATCCAGAGCCTGATCTAGTGATTGAAAACTTTGGATTGCTTAGAGATGCAAACTATGTGGATcctgatccggaaaatcatcagaATTGGAGAAATCAAGAGGAAATGAAAGAGGCGTTGTATGCTGTAGAATTGAAAATACTTCAGAGTTTCAAACCAACCAAGAACAAGTGGTATGTAAAGGAGTCGGGGCGTAGACGTAGATTTGCAACTCCTGTAgctgaaggtgaag aaATTCCTGAGATGAATGTTGAAAATGAACAAGAGACGACTGGTGCTGAAAACATTGTAATTGAGACATATTTGTTTACAACAGAAGCGTATTTTGTTGATAATGTTGTGGAAACAGGTACTTCtgatgttcaaaaagaaaaagagaaggagTTAGATGATGTTGAAGGTGACGATGTTGAAaaagacactactagttcttctagtTCGTCTGATTATGAAGTGATTGATGCAAAAGAACGTGAGAGACGAATGAGAGAAGAAGTAGAACAAGAGAGGTTGATTAGAAAGAGGAAGagggaagagaaagaagatgcaccTTATGAACCCTCTCCGGAGCAT ATCAAAGTGTCGAAGCGCCCTCAGAAGATCAGGCAAACACACTCTACACCTCCacgtcaaccaacacctccacaatctccaatacGTCAATCTCCTCCTagacaaccaacaccacaacaatcACCCAGACAACCTACTCCACAACGACAACCATCTCCTCTGTTTCAATCAACACCACCTCCACATCAACCATATTATTCTTTGCAAGATCTCTTTGGcacacctccactcacccaagcACAACCTGGTTCTTCAAGTAGAGGCCTTCCGATACCGCAAGATAATCTGCTAGACGTTGATTTCGATTTTGCAAACAATTCTCAAGTATTGAAAttggaaaagagaattgatgaTGTGATGGCAGAAAATAAAAAGTTGGCGGATGAATGCAAAAAGATTGCTGATAGAGAAAAGACTCTTGCTGGTAAGGTGCAGAGGTTGGAGggtgaaaacaaagtgttgacACTGAAAATTGAAGTTGATCAGACAGAAATCGACGTtctgaaagttcgagtgtctgaATTAGAAGAAGAGAAGAATCGTTGA